A genomic window from Hyalangium gracile includes:
- a CDS encoding thioredoxin domain-containing protein, translated as MKGRLPAGRGSRVLAATGVLWLAAVLGGMTALARYSTTPGEPPEAPSRWPADSALRPTPGRFLLVMLAHPRCPCSRASMGELEAVMARAGGRVDAYVLFLRPEGEGADWKQGELWRRAASIPGVTAQEDFGGVEARRLGATTSGHVLLYDAEGRLRFSGGITRSRGHAGDNAGRASLEALLLEGAEGEGQHPVYGCALRGPTERDEAGAPP; from the coding sequence ATGAAGGGCAGGCTTCCAGCGGGGCGCGGGAGCCGGGTGCTCGCCGCGACTGGAGTGCTGTGGCTGGCCGCCGTGCTCGGAGGGATGACGGCCCTGGCGCGCTACTCCACCACGCCGGGTGAGCCGCCCGAGGCCCCCTCGCGCTGGCCCGCGGACAGCGCGCTGCGTCCCACGCCGGGCCGCTTCCTGCTCGTCATGCTGGCCCACCCGCGCTGCCCCTGCTCGCGCGCGAGCATGGGAGAGCTGGAGGCGGTGATGGCGCGGGCCGGCGGGCGCGTGGACGCCTATGTCCTCTTCCTCCGGCCGGAGGGGGAGGGTGCGGACTGGAAGCAGGGCGAGCTGTGGCGGCGCGCGGCCTCCATCCCCGGCGTCACCGCGCAGGAGGACTTCGGCGGCGTGGAGGCGCGGCGCCTGGGTGCCACCACCTCCGGGCACGTGCTGCTCTACGACGCGGAGGGGCGCCTGCGCTTCAGCGGAGGAATCACTCGCTCGCGCGGACATGCGGGCGACAACGCCGGGCGGGCCAGCCTGGAGGCCCTGCTGCTCGAGGGCGCCGAGGGCGAGGGCCAGCACCCGGTGTACGGCTGCGCGCTGCGGGGCCCCACGGAGCGGGATGAGGCGGGAGCGCCTCCATGA
- a CDS encoding response regulator: MNERLTVLVVDDEHPVLITAAAVLSEDFRVLTASDATSALRQMERNTIDVVCTDFNMPGQNGIQLLREATARQPHLSGVLVTGHAEYLEKRDKYEAQGLYYLLIKPYEPPRLVEIVQRAAESARLKRVMSSLSSELGAWKRVM; the protein is encoded by the coding sequence ATGAACGAGAGGCTCACAGTCCTGGTGGTGGATGACGAGCACCCGGTGCTCATCACCGCCGCTGCCGTGCTGTCCGAGGATTTCCGGGTGCTGACGGCCTCGGATGCCACCTCGGCGCTGCGCCAGATGGAGCGCAATACGATCGACGTGGTGTGCACGGACTTCAACATGCCCGGCCAGAACGGCATCCAGCTGCTGCGCGAGGCGACGGCCCGGCAGCCGCACCTGTCCGGCGTGCTCGTCACCGGCCACGCCGAGTATCTGGAGAAGCGGGACAAGTACGAGGCCCAGGGCCTCTACTACCTGCTCATCAAGCCCTACGAGCCGCCCCGCCTGGTGGAAATCGTCCAGCGCGCGGCGGAGTCCGCCCGGCTCAAGCGGGTGATGAGTTCGCTCTCCTCGGAGCTGGGGGCCTGGAAGCGAGTGATGTGA
- a CDS encoding cyclic nucleotide-binding domain-containing protein, with product MDVEVRFASTEDEREAIYRLRYETYVEEMHLYQGLADHSHRWLKDADDGAAHLMYARTQGEVVGTVRVHLGSDGAIPPPLAERFALERFLPLVPQESLSVVGRFMVRRDMRGTAVPFRLIHESIGFLLEQGMELAFCDCQPHLLNLYLSLGFRPYLGTFDHPEFGVMVPLVLVLRDREHMEWVGSPLRALLAADVASEVPARVAPLLKQARDVLSQELSDPEHYLREVHGLMGSTRPPLFAGLSEQELQAVLASSHVIQCAPGDYLIRRGQVARTVFVVLSGSLEVRDGDRVVATTTAGEVLGEVAFLLSTSRISDVCATGAGARVLCLSEKSLRALIDSSSRAAALLLLNLSRALAHKLVQRADSPK from the coding sequence ATGGACGTCGAGGTCCGCTTTGCCAGCACGGAGGATGAGCGAGAAGCCATCTACCGGCTGCGCTACGAGACCTACGTCGAGGAGATGCACCTCTACCAGGGCCTGGCCGATCACTCGCACCGGTGGCTGAAGGACGCGGACGATGGCGCGGCCCACCTCATGTACGCGCGGACCCAGGGCGAGGTGGTGGGAACGGTCCGGGTGCACCTGGGCAGCGACGGAGCCATTCCCCCGCCCCTGGCCGAGCGCTTCGCGCTGGAGCGCTTCCTGCCGCTGGTGCCGCAGGAGAGCCTGTCGGTGGTGGGGCGCTTCATGGTGCGCCGGGACATGCGAGGCACCGCGGTGCCCTTCCGGCTCATCCACGAGAGCATCGGCTTCCTGCTGGAGCAGGGCATGGAGCTGGCCTTCTGCGACTGCCAGCCGCACCTGCTCAACCTCTATCTGTCGCTGGGCTTCCGGCCCTACCTGGGCACGTTCGACCACCCGGAGTTCGGGGTGATGGTGCCGCTGGTGCTGGTGCTCCGGGACCGCGAGCACATGGAGTGGGTGGGCTCGCCGCTGCGGGCGCTGCTGGCGGCGGACGTGGCCTCGGAGGTGCCCGCGCGCGTGGCGCCGCTGCTGAAGCAGGCCCGGGACGTGCTGAGCCAGGAGCTCAGCGATCCGGAGCACTACCTGCGGGAGGTGCACGGGCTGATGGGCTCCACGCGGCCGCCCCTCTTCGCCGGCCTGTCGGAGCAGGAGCTGCAGGCCGTGCTGGCCAGCAGCCACGTCATCCAGTGCGCCCCTGGCGACTACCTCATCCGGCGCGGGCAGGTGGCGCGCACCGTCTTCGTGGTGCTCTCCGGCTCGCTGGAGGTGCGGGATGGGGACCGCGTGGTGGCGACGACCACCGCGGGCGAGGTGCTCGGCGAGGTGGCCTTCCTGCTGTCCACCTCACGCATCAGCGACGTGTGCGCCACCGGCGCGGGCGCTCGCGTGCTGTGCCTGAGCGAGAAGTCCCTGCGCGCGCTGATCGACTCCAGCTCGCGCGCGGCGGCGCTGCTGCTGCTCAACCTCTCGCGGGCCCTGGCCCACAAGCTGGTGCAGCGCGCCGACAGCCCGAAGTGA
- the hpf gene encoding ribosome hibernation-promoting factor, HPF/YfiA family, whose translation MNRPLQITYRGMGPSEAMSEHIREQAEKLEQFFDRIVGCHVVVEQPHKHHQQGRRFHVRVDLHVPGKDIVVGKEHERREHEDPYQAVNDAFEAARHQLQHHADVLRAHHQA comes from the coding sequence ATGAACCGACCGCTGCAGATCACCTACCGGGGTATGGGGCCGAGCGAGGCCATGTCGGAGCACATCCGGGAGCAGGCGGAGAAGCTGGAGCAGTTCTTCGATCGCATCGTGGGCTGCCATGTGGTGGTGGAGCAGCCGCACAAGCATCACCAGCAGGGCCGGCGCTTCCACGTGCGCGTCGATCTCCACGTCCCGGGCAAGGACATCGTCGTGGGCAAGGAGCACGAGCGGCGCGAGCACGAGGATCCGTACCAGGCGGTGAACGACGCGTTCGAGGCGGCGCGCCACCAGCTGCAGCACCACGCGGACGTCCTGCGCGCCCACCACCAGGCCTGA
- a CDS encoding DUF72 domain-containing protein — MIRFGPAGWTYRDWEGVVYPKPKPRGFDPLVAMAALFDTIELNTSFYAPITPRNAHLWLERTEFNPNFRFTAKLWKRFTHERSEPWTAEDVRWARVGLSLLRDAGRLGAVLVQFPWSFRNEPKNRDHVDAIVSAFEGLPLVLEVRHASWNEPSYYAELVERGLGFVNIDQPLFKNSIAPSARATAAVGYVRVHGRNYKEWFRQKSSPIDRYDYLYSARELEPWAERTKEVAAHARVEDVYVITNNHARGKGVANALMLKAMVTGQRVEAPETLLREYPEALGPYARPMDLTASALEHTAPAP; from the coding sequence ATGATCCGGTTCGGGCCCGCGGGGTGGACATACAGAGACTGGGAGGGCGTGGTGTACCCGAAGCCCAAGCCCAGGGGGTTCGATCCGCTGGTGGCGATGGCGGCGCTGTTCGACACCATCGAGCTGAACACGTCCTTCTACGCGCCCATCACCCCACGCAACGCGCACCTGTGGCTGGAGCGCACGGAGTTCAACCCGAACTTCCGCTTCACGGCGAAGCTGTGGAAGCGCTTCACCCACGAGCGCTCCGAGCCCTGGACGGCGGAGGACGTGCGGTGGGCGCGCGTGGGGCTGAGCCTCCTGCGGGACGCGGGGCGGCTGGGCGCGGTGCTGGTGCAGTTCCCGTGGTCCTTCCGCAACGAGCCGAAGAACCGGGACCACGTGGACGCCATCGTCTCCGCGTTCGAGGGGCTGCCGCTAGTGCTCGAGGTGCGGCACGCCTCGTGGAACGAGCCCTCGTACTACGCGGAGTTGGTGGAGCGGGGGCTGGGGTTCGTGAACATCGACCAGCCGCTGTTCAAGAACTCCATCGCGCCGAGCGCTCGGGCCACGGCGGCGGTGGGCTACGTGCGGGTGCACGGGCGCAACTACAAGGAATGGTTCCGCCAGAAGTCCTCGCCGATCGATCGGTATGACTACCTGTACTCGGCGCGCGAGCTGGAGCCGTGGGCCGAGCGCACGAAGGAGGTCGCCGCGCATGCGCGCGTGGAGGACGTGTACGTCATCACCAACAACCACGCGCGGGGCAAGGGCGTGGCGAACGCGCTGATGTTGAAGGCGATGGTGACGGGGCAGAGGGTGGAGGCCCCCGAGACGCTGCTGCGCGAGTACCCCGAGGCGCTGGGCCCCTACGCGCGCCCGATGGACCTGACCGCGAGCGCGCTCGAGCACACCGCTCCGGCTCCCTAG
- a CDS encoding YbdD/YjiX family protein — protein sequence MPDMTLPREALRRLWRRVVQTARLIIGVPDYDTYVQHMRRHHPERPVMSYAEFFNERMQARYRAGGGRCC from the coding sequence ATGCCTGACATGACCCTGCCCCGAGAAGCGCTGCGGAGACTCTGGCGGCGCGTCGTGCAGACCGCGCGATTGATCATCGGGGTGCCCGACTACGACACCTACGTCCAGCACATGCGCCGCCACCACCCGGAGCGGCCGGTGATGAGCTACGCGGAGTTCTTCAACGAGCGGATGCAGGCGCGCTATCGCGCGGGCGGCGGGCGCTGCTGCTGA
- a CDS encoding carbon starvation CstA family protein codes for MARVASKVGWALLSVLGAFCLGTVALHRGESINATWLVVAAVATFMIGYRFYSRFIAEKALRLDPTRATPARRHNDGLDYVPTDKWVLFGHHFAAIAGAGPLVGPVLAAQMGYLPGTMWILFGVVLAGAVQDFTILFLSVRRDGKSLGDMVRMELGPAAGVVAMIGVLMIMMIILAVLALVVVKALASSAWGTFTVAMTMPIALLMGVYLRYLRPGRVLEVSIIGFVLLMLSIWLGGRVAENPSMAPLFTYGGEALAWMLIAYGFCASVLPVWLLLAPRDYLSTFLKIGTVVVLALGILLAQPELRMPAVTRFVDGSGPVFSGNLFPFLFITIACGAVSGWHSLIASGTTPKMLANESEARMVGYGSMLMEAFVAIMAMISATVLQPGVYFAMNSPPGLIGTTVESAAQVISQWGFVLTPEVLTQTARDIGESSILSRAGGAPTLAVGMAQILHGLVGGEGMMAFWYHYAILFEALFILTTVDAGTRVGRFMIQELAGLAYAPLKRTDSWGANLIATAICVSGWGYFLYQGVVDPLGGINTLWPLFGIANQMLAAIALTLACVALVKMKRERFLWIPAIPTAWLVLCTLTAGWQKVFSSDIRVSFLAHARAFTSAMESGKVLAPAKSVEEMQRVITNDYVDAGLTVLFMMVVVMTLVFGLRAALAARRSEVPTARETPHVPQVATDA; via the coding sequence ATGGCGCGTGTCGCGAGCAAGGTGGGATGGGCGCTGCTCTCGGTCCTGGGCGCGTTCTGCCTGGGCACGGTGGCGCTGCACCGGGGCGAGTCCATCAACGCCACGTGGCTGGTGGTGGCGGCGGTTGCCACCTTCATGATCGGGTATCGCTTCTACAGTCGCTTCATCGCCGAGAAGGCGCTGCGGCTGGACCCGACTCGCGCGACGCCGGCGCGGCGCCACAACGATGGACTGGACTACGTGCCCACGGACAAGTGGGTGCTCTTCGGCCACCACTTCGCCGCCATCGCGGGGGCGGGCCCGCTGGTGGGGCCGGTGCTCGCCGCGCAGATGGGCTACCTGCCCGGCACGATGTGGATCCTCTTCGGGGTGGTGCTGGCCGGCGCGGTGCAGGACTTCACCATCCTGTTCCTGTCCGTGCGCCGGGACGGCAAGTCCCTGGGTGACATGGTGCGGATGGAGCTGGGGCCCGCCGCGGGCGTGGTGGCGATGATCGGCGTGCTGATGATCATGATGATCATCCTCGCGGTGCTGGCCCTGGTGGTGGTGAAGGCGCTGGCCTCCAGTGCCTGGGGTACCTTCACGGTGGCGATGACCATGCCCATCGCCCTGCTGATGGGCGTGTACCTGCGCTACCTGCGGCCGGGCCGCGTGCTCGAGGTCTCCATCATCGGGTTCGTGCTGCTGATGCTGTCCATCTGGCTGGGCGGCAGGGTGGCCGAGAACCCCTCCATGGCGCCCCTGTTCACCTACGGCGGCGAGGCGCTGGCGTGGATGCTGATCGCCTACGGCTTCTGCGCCTCGGTCCTCCCGGTGTGGCTGCTGCTGGCGCCGCGCGACTACCTGTCCACCTTCCTGAAGATCGGCACCGTGGTGGTGCTGGCGCTGGGCATCCTCCTGGCCCAGCCCGAGCTGCGGATGCCCGCGGTGACGCGGTTCGTCGACGGCAGCGGCCCCGTGTTCTCCGGCAACCTGTTCCCGTTCCTGTTCATCACCATCGCGTGCGGCGCGGTGTCCGGCTGGCACTCGCTGATCGCCTCGGGCACCACCCCGAAGATGCTGGCCAACGAGAGCGAGGCGCGCATGGTGGGCTACGGCTCGATGCTCATGGAGGCCTTCGTGGCCATCATGGCGATGATCTCCGCCACGGTGCTGCAGCCCGGGGTGTACTTCGCGATGAACTCTCCGCCGGGCCTGATTGGCACCACCGTGGAGAGCGCGGCGCAGGTCATCAGCCAGTGGGGCTTCGTGCTCACGCCCGAGGTGCTCACCCAGACGGCCCGGGACATCGGCGAGTCGTCCATCCTGTCGCGAGCCGGAGGCGCGCCGACCCTGGCGGTAGGCATGGCTCAGATTCTCCATGGGCTGGTCGGCGGAGAGGGGATGATGGCCTTCTGGTATCACTACGCCATCCTGTTCGAGGCGCTGTTCATCCTCACCACCGTGGACGCCGGCACGCGCGTGGGCCGCTTCATGATCCAGGAGCTGGCGGGCCTGGCGTACGCGCCGCTGAAGAGGACCGACTCCTGGGGCGCCAACCTCATCGCCACGGCCATCTGCGTGTCGGGCTGGGGCTACTTCCTCTACCAGGGCGTGGTGGATCCCCTGGGCGGCATCAACACGCTGTGGCCGCTGTTCGGCATCGCCAACCAGATGCTGGCCGCCATCGCGCTGACGCTGGCCTGCGTGGCGCTGGTGAAGATGAAGCGCGAGCGCTTCCTGTGGATCCCCGCCATCCCCACCGCGTGGCTGGTGCTGTGCACGCTGACGGCGGGCTGGCAGAAGGTGTTCAGCAGCGACATCCGGGTCAGCTTCCTGGCGCACGCACGCGCCTTCACGTCGGCGATGGAGAGCGGCAAGGTGCTGGCGCCCGCCAAATCCGTCGAGGAGATGCAGCGGGTCATCACCAACGACTACGTGGATGCCGGCCTCACCGTCCTGTTCATGATGGTGGTCGTGATGACGCTCGTGTTCGGGCTGCGCGCAGCGCTGGCGGCCCGCCGTTCGGAGGTGCCGACGGCGCGGGAGACACCGCATGTTCCCCAGGTGGCGACGGATGCCTGA